The Halobacteriovorax sp. DA5 genome contains a region encoding:
- a CDS encoding carboxy terminal-processing peptidase: MHKKFRKSLGLFLGLILLSTPFVLRAENGLFSINKDQVLGNLLIDVLEKLHYKKLKVNDDLSKNAFKEFVQKVDYSKQFLYDSDVKELKKYESLMDDEMRSGNYKLVLDAMKIKKQRIEEADALRKKMFKGKFNFHGNEVVELDPEKRHFAKDKSEFEKNWRLTYKQSVMARYISIKEDQEDLKNPKKNAKKTAKNKKNGKKKLESEKILTEKEIVAKAHEAIDKKYRLYFERLLKDTRDDYMELFYNSVGAVFDPHTAYLAPKRKEDFDIDMSGQLEGIGAVLSEDEGYIKVVEIVPGGAAWRQKELEVDDLILAVSEGDSEKEPVDLVGMRVDDAVRYIRGKKGTVVKLHVKKADGSRKSIGITRDVVKMGASFAKSSVLELKGVKGKFGYINVPKFYREFNGTINCTDDVRAELKRLKKQKVNGVILDLRNNGGGALTDAQLMSGLFIKEGPIVQTRNYMNQVETLADEDPSIEYGGPLIVMVNRYSASASEILAAAMQDYKRAVIVGGAVTHGKGTVQVVYSLDQGLNKMIGEEFGALKLTIQKFYRINGVSTQYKGVTPDIVIPDPMSYAENREKDLTYSLKWDEIKPKKYQKWAGMSYDMKKLISESQKRVQKDERMQKIEESVAYLKKRRKETELKLNIDSWMKEEEANKKKLESLKLDLENKDLVVTHFEESLKSHETVKEGDEKQWKEDFKQRKEEWVSSLRKDAGLEEAIYIMRDMIAQEAKK; encoded by the coding sequence ATGCACAAGAAATTTCGAAAGTCGTTGGGACTATTTTTAGGTCTCATTCTTTTATCAACGCCATTTGTTTTAAGAGCGGAAAATGGTTTATTTAGTATTAATAAAGATCAAGTTTTAGGGAACTTATTAATCGATGTTCTCGAAAAACTTCATTATAAAAAATTAAAAGTTAATGATGATCTTTCTAAAAATGCTTTCAAAGAATTTGTTCAAAAAGTCGATTACTCAAAGCAATTTCTATATGATTCGGATGTTAAAGAACTTAAGAAGTATGAGTCTTTAATGGATGATGAGATGAGATCAGGAAACTACAAGCTTGTTCTTGATGCCATGAAAATTAAAAAGCAAAGAATTGAAGAAGCAGATGCTTTAAGAAAGAAAATGTTTAAAGGTAAGTTTAACTTTCATGGAAATGAAGTTGTTGAGCTAGACCCAGAAAAGAGACATTTTGCAAAAGATAAGAGTGAGTTTGAAAAGAACTGGCGCCTTACTTACAAGCAATCAGTAATGGCCCGTTATATCTCGATTAAAGAAGACCAAGAAGACCTCAAGAATCCTAAGAAGAATGCTAAAAAGACTGCTAAGAATAAAAAGAATGGAAAGAAGAAGCTTGAGTCTGAAAAAATTCTAACTGAAAAAGAAATCGTAGCTAAGGCCCACGAAGCTATCGACAAGAAATATCGCCTTTATTTCGAAAGACTTTTAAAAGACACAAGAGATGACTATATGGAGCTTTTCTATAACTCTGTTGGTGCTGTATTTGATCCGCACACAGCGTACCTTGCTCCAAAGAGAAAAGAAGATTTTGATATCGATATGTCAGGGCAACTTGAAGGTATCGGTGCTGTCTTATCTGAAGATGAAGGTTATATCAAAGTTGTTGAAATCGTTCCAGGTGGAGCTGCATGGAGACAAAAGGAACTTGAAGTTGATGATTTAATTCTTGCTGTAAGTGAAGGTGACTCAGAGAAGGAGCCGGTTGATCTTGTTGGGATGAGAGTTGATGATGCCGTTAGATACATTCGTGGTAAGAAAGGAACAGTTGTTAAGCTTCATGTTAAGAAGGCCGATGGCTCACGTAAGTCAATTGGTATCACAAGAGATGTTGTTAAGATGGGGGCCTCTTTTGCCAAGTCTTCAGTTCTTGAACTTAAAGGTGTGAAAGGTAAGTTTGGATATATTAATGTTCCGAAATTCTACCGTGAATTTAATGGAACTATTAATTGTACTGATGATGTAAGAGCTGAACTAAAAAGATTAAAGAAACAAAAAGTTAATGGTGTCATCCTTGACCTTAGAAATAATGGTGGTGGGGCCCTGACTGATGCACAACTTATGTCAGGTCTATTTATTAAGGAAGGGCCAATTGTTCAAACTAGAAACTATATGAATCAAGTTGAAACTCTTGCAGATGAAGATCCAAGTATTGAATATGGTGGCCCACTAATTGTTATGGTTAACCGTTATTCAGCTTCTGCATCAGAGATTCTAGCGGCAGCAATGCAAGACTATAAGAGAGCTGTAATTGTTGGTGGTGCAGTTACTCACGGTAAAGGGACTGTTCAGGTTGTCTATAGCCTTGATCAAGGTCTAAATAAAATGATTGGTGAAGAGTTTGGAGCATTAAAACTTACGATCCAAAAATTCTACAGAATAAATGGAGTATCAACACAGTATAAAGGTGTAACACCTGATATTGTAATTCCAGATCCAATGTCATATGCTGAAAACCGTGAAAAGGATTTAACTTACTCACTTAAGTGGGATGAAATTAAGCCAAAGAAATATCAGAAGTGGGCAGGTATGTCTTATGATATGAAAAAGCTTATTAGTGAGTCTCAAAAACGTGTTCAAAAAGATGAGCGCATGCAAAAGATTGAAGAGAGCGTTGCTTACCTTAAGAAGAGACGTAAAGAGACTGAGCTTAAGCTTAATATTGACTCTTGGATGAAAGAAGAAGAGGCAAATAAGAAGAAGCTAGAAAGTCTAAAACTAGATCTAGAAAATAAAGATTTAGTTGTTACTCACTTCGAAGAATCACTAAAGTCACATGAGACTGTAAAAGAAGGTGATGAAAAGCAGTGGAAAGAAGACTTTAAACAACGTAAGGAAGAATGGGTATCATCTCTACGTAAGGATGCAGGGCTTGAGGAAGCAATCTATATTATGCGTGATATGATTGCTCAAGAAGCAAAGAAATAA
- a CDS encoding type IV pilus twitching motility protein PilT, with protein sequence MTFEYSHFKSLINVAIDNNASDIHIRADETPCFRISGDMVAVKSNKLLTQESIYDILRLLVGDKEQQELEAIKDLDGSFDFEDKCRLRFNYFKFNNKNGLVFRVIKKEIPSYKALGLSDSLKQIIRAKRGLILVTGATGSGKSTTLASMINYINERRAKHIITIEDPIEYIHEQKKSRVTQREIGVDTDNFEDALKYALRQDPDIILLGELRDQKSIEIALKASETGHLVLATIHTTDAISTISRIISMFPGEEQADARKRLADSLYATISQRMIRSKKSANGVRVAQEIMVTGPGVKECIRGDEPLDRIIPIIENGGTNSADIPCQSFDQAILNLLEGNYISEEDAAKEVRSASDFMRKLMLTK encoded by the coding sequence ATGACATTTGAGTACTCTCATTTCAAGTCACTAATCAATGTCGCTATTGACAACAATGCGAGTGACATACATATAAGGGCAGACGAAACCCCTTGCTTTAGAATAAGTGGTGACATGGTCGCCGTTAAATCAAATAAATTACTAACCCAAGAAAGCATCTACGATATCCTTCGCCTACTCGTTGGAGATAAGGAACAGCAAGAGCTTGAGGCAATCAAGGATCTCGATGGCTCTTTTGACTTTGAAGATAAGTGTCGTCTAAGATTTAATTACTTTAAATTCAACAATAAGAATGGCCTTGTTTTTCGTGTCATTAAAAAAGAAATTCCAAGCTATAAGGCCTTAGGCTTAAGTGATTCACTAAAACAAATTATCCGTGCTAAACGTGGACTAATTCTTGTTACAGGAGCGACAGGCTCTGGTAAGTCGACGACTCTTGCAAGTATGATCAACTATATTAATGAGCGTCGTGCAAAACATATTATTACAATCGAAGATCCAATTGAATATATCCATGAACAAAAAAAATCGCGCGTCACCCAAAGAGAAATTGGAGTGGATACCGATAATTTTGAAGATGCTCTAAAATATGCTCTAAGACAGGACCCAGATATTATCTTACTTGGAGAGCTTAGGGATCAAAAATCAATTGAAATTGCTCTAAAGGCATCTGAAACTGGTCATTTGGTACTAGCAACGATTCATACGACAGATGCGATATCGACAATTAGTCGAATCATTTCAATGTTTCCAGGTGAAGAACAGGCCGATGCACGAAAACGTTTGGCCGACTCCCTTTATGCCACAATCTCACAACGAATGATACGTTCAAAAAAATCTGCTAATGGTGTACGAGTTGCCCAAGAAATTATGGTCACTGGCCCAGGTGTTAAAGAATGTATTCGTGGAGATGAGCCTCTTGATCGCATCATTCCAATTATTGAAAATGGTGGAACAAATTCAGCAGACATCCCTTGCCAGAGTTTTGATCAGGCAATCCTTAATCTTCTTGAAGGTAATTATATTAGTGAGGAAGATGCTGCTAAGGAAGTGCGAAGCGCAAGTGACTTCATGAGAAAACTAATGCTGACAAAGTAG
- a CDS encoding enolase C-terminal domain-like protein: MEWAIDTRLVNLNKPWKISGAEVLAKEIIYVTLKNGEYKGVGEISYGSKENICVEDLKQELERFASDYENAGIVQYNELTQYLDQYDFYIPRLRLGVETAFLDYLVKATELSPWKILGTNTVKSVDSLDSFPVFETIDEGRKLLDDADTNGVIKLKITHETFPVQVQLINESKRVFVLDANESYGSNLELLLEHLAMIEDENVLFIEQPLYRNEFDLYKELKEKSPIDVFLDEGIEDHRFLDPFKDLCHGVVLKTSKANGLMKTFSQLQQAKKLGLKTMLGCMVESTVGIASLFNIAYGFDYFDFDGFTKLKDDSGPHVIWEKGKVILSNMN, encoded by the coding sequence ATGGAATGGGCAATAGATACACGACTAGTTAACTTAAATAAACCATGGAAGATTTCAGGGGCCGAGGTTTTGGCCAAAGAGATTATCTACGTGACTCTTAAAAATGGTGAATACAAGGGAGTTGGGGAAATTAGCTATGGTTCAAAAGAGAATATCTGCGTCGAAGATTTAAAACAAGAACTTGAGCGTTTTGCATCAGATTATGAAAATGCAGGTATTGTTCAATATAATGAGTTAACACAATATCTAGACCAATATGATTTTTATATTCCTCGTCTAAGACTAGGGGTGGAAACAGCTTTCTTAGATTATCTTGTGAAGGCCACAGAACTTAGTCCATGGAAAATTTTAGGTACTAATACAGTTAAAAGCGTAGACTCATTAGACTCATTTCCAGTTTTTGAAACAATAGATGAAGGAAGAAAGCTGCTTGATGATGCCGATACTAATGGGGTTATCAAATTAAAGATTACACATGAAACATTTCCTGTTCAGGTACAACTTATAAATGAATCAAAGCGTGTATTCGTTTTAGATGCTAACGAGTCATATGGGAGTAATCTCGAATTATTACTTGAGCATTTAGCTATGATAGAAGATGAGAATGTACTTTTTATCGAACAACCGCTTTATCGAAATGAGTTCGACCTTTATAAAGAATTAAAAGAAAAGTCACCAATCGATGTTTTTCTTGATGAAGGCATTGAAGATCATCGATTTCTTGATCCTTTTAAAGACCTTTGTCATGGCGTTGTTCTTAAAACTTCAAAGGCAAATGGCCTGATGAAGACTTTCTCACAACTTCAACAAGCAAAGAAGCTAGGACTTAAGACAATGCTTGGCTGCATGGTTGAATCAACAGTGGGAATTGCGTCACTTTTCAATATTGCTTATGGTTTTGATTATTTTGATTTTGATGGTTTTACAAAATTGAAAGACGATTCAGGGCCTCATGTTATTTGGGAAAAAGGAAAAGTGATTTTGTCTAATATGAATTAA
- a CDS encoding LysM peptidoglycan-binding domain-containing protein, with the protein MKKINILLPLFILVSCANVQPTYVSETPAQNPKVIVKEVVKYKSKDVGSVKAYTINNMDKLELHYHQKHFDFWVKYFTEKERDLFLRYVNNGARYRNVIEKIMRSHGIPEDLFFVGLIESGYNTFIKSKAAAVGPWQFIKATGIRYKLRVDSYVDERTHIIKSTEAAAQYFKDLYNIFGSWELALVAYNKGEYGIIRAIRKGKTRDYMKLVSRKLIPTETIYYVPKVAAVREIYNNPGKYGMKITESKDSPFEKVKQLNVKGSFDLYKLARAQGVDLKTLKVLNPDLKRKWVKVQRRHTQSIFLPSSEFTDYDSLAEYETRKYINIASNSSDKKSSGFYKVRRGDNLSIIANRLGVRVTDLKRINGIRGSKILVGQRLKYQTKGDIVTHKVARGDNLIDIARKYGVTVSNIKTLNNLKGNRIFIGQRLKVSTTRVPSSVAYKKYRVRRGDNLTAIARKFNTSIGTIKKVNDISGSALYAGQVIKVPSEG; encoded by the coding sequence ATGAAAAAAATCAATATCTTATTACCTTTATTTATTCTTGTATCATGTGCAAACGTTCAGCCAACATATGTTAGTGAAACACCGGCACAAAATCCAAAAGTAATTGTAAAGGAAGTCGTAAAGTATAAATCTAAAGATGTAGGTAGTGTAAAGGCTTACACCATCAACAATATGGATAAACTTGAACTTCACTATCACCAGAAACATTTCGATTTTTGGGTTAAGTATTTTACAGAAAAAGAAAGAGATTTATTTCTTAGATATGTTAATAATGGTGCACGCTATCGTAATGTAATCGAAAAGATTATGCGCTCACACGGTATACCGGAAGATTTATTTTTTGTAGGCTTAATCGAGTCTGGTTACAATACTTTTATCAAATCAAAGGCCGCTGCAGTAGGTCCTTGGCAGTTCATTAAGGCAACAGGTATTAGATATAAGTTAAGAGTTGATAGCTACGTTGATGAGAGAACTCATATCATTAAATCAACTGAAGCAGCTGCTCAGTATTTTAAAGATCTTTATAATATCTTTGGCTCATGGGAGCTTGCTCTTGTTGCCTATAATAAAGGTGAGTACGGTATCATTAGAGCGATTAGAAAAGGTAAGACACGTGATTATATGAAACTTGTTTCACGTAAGTTAATTCCTACAGAAACAATCTATTACGTGCCAAAGGTCGCTGCGGTACGTGAGATCTATAATAATCCAGGTAAATACGGAATGAAGATTACAGAATCAAAAGATAGTCCTTTTGAGAAAGTAAAACAACTCAACGTAAAAGGTTCGTTTGATCTGTACAAATTAGCACGCGCTCAAGGTGTTGATTTAAAAACACTTAAAGTTTTAAATCCAGATTTAAAAAGAAAGTGGGTAAAGGTACAAAGAAGACATACTCAAAGCATCTTCCTACCTTCAAGTGAGTTTACTGATTATGATTCATTAGCAGAGTATGAAACACGTAAGTATATCAATATTGCTTCCAACTCTTCTGATAAAAAATCTTCTGGATTTTATAAAGTAAGACGTGGAGATAACCTTTCAATTATTGCAAATCGTCTAGGTGTTAGAGTAACTGATCTAAAGCGAATTAATGGAATTAGAGGTTCTAAGATTCTTGTTGGACAAAGGCTTAAGTATCAGACTAAAGGCGATATCGTTACTCATAAAGTTGCTAGAGGTGATAACTTAATTGATATTGCACGTAAGTACGGGGTAACAGTTTCAAATATTAAGACATTGAATAATCTTAAAGGAAACAGAATCTTCATTGGACAGAGACTAAAGGTTTCTACAACAAGAGTTCCATCAAGTGTTGCATATAAGAAATACCGCGTACGTCGTGGTGATAACTTAACTGCCATTGCACGTAAGTTTAATACATCGATTGGAACAATCAAGAAAGTAAATGATATTTCAGGTTCTGCTTTATATGCAGGACAAGTGATAAAAGTTCCAAGTGAGGGATAG
- a CDS encoding glycosyltransferase family 1 protein, with amino-acid sequence MKIGFDAKRAFHNFRGLGNYSRDLIASLSRYHSQNSYYLFTPEFDDPRAIHWLDQYDNLNVVKPSDFWSKKFPAAWRSFKVADEAKRLEIDIFHGLSHELPHGIEKTGIKSVVTIHDLLFLRFPENFKWIDRQVYLRKIKYATEVADVILAICEQTKSDLIHYLGCDPNKIKVVYQTCNPRFYSPIPIEKQVSTVERYGVNEKFILYVGAIEPNKNVLTLVKAYADIKKSINHKLVIIGNGGSFKKEVESYIHSKGLEDRIMILSNVTNDDLPAFYQRSDLFVFPSFFEGFGIPIIEALFSKTPVITSKGSVFPEAGGPNTIYIDPSNKHEMSEQIVNVLTNPDLAFEMVEAGRNFVEKFHRRKTAQNLIDLYSSM; translated from the coding sequence ATGAAAATTGGATTTGATGCAAAGAGAGCATTTCATAACTTCAGAGGTCTAGGGAATTATTCTAGGGACCTCATTGCAAGTTTAAGTCGCTATCACTCACAGAACTCATATTATCTTTTTACACCAGAATTTGATGACCCAAGGGCCATTCACTGGCTAGATCAATATGATAATTTGAATGTAGTTAAACCTTCTGACTTTTGGTCTAAAAAATTTCCAGCAGCATGGCGATCTTTTAAAGTTGCAGATGAAGCAAAGAGGCTAGAGATTGATATTTTTCATGGTTTATCTCATGAACTACCTCACGGTATTGAGAAGACGGGAATCAAGTCAGTTGTAACAATTCACGATCTCTTATTCTTACGTTTTCCTGAAAACTTCAAATGGATCGATCGACAAGTTTATCTTAGAAAAATAAAGTACGCGACAGAAGTTGCAGATGTTATTTTAGCAATATGTGAGCAAACGAAGAGTGATTTAATTCATTATCTTGGGTGTGATCCAAATAAGATCAAGGTTGTATATCAAACTTGTAATCCTCGTTTCTATTCTCCAATTCCTATTGAGAAACAGGTTTCTACAGTTGAACGCTATGGTGTGAACGAGAAGTTTATTCTTTATGTTGGTGCAATTGAGCCTAATAAGAACGTTCTAACTCTTGTTAAGGCCTATGCAGATATTAAGAAGTCGATTAATCATAAGCTTGTTATTATCGGAAATGGTGGAAGTTTCAAGAAAGAGGTTGAAAGTTATATTCACTCTAAAGGACTTGAAGATCGTATCATGATTCTTTCAAATGTGACTAATGATGACCTTCCAGCTTTTTACCAACGAAGTGATTTATTTGTTTTTCCATCATTCTTTGAAGGATTTGGTATTCCAATTATTGAGGCGTTATTTTCGAAGACACCTGTGATTACTTCTAAAGGATCCGTATTTCCTGAAGCGGGTGGCCCTAATACGATTTATATTGATCCAAGTAATAAACACGAAATGAGTGAGCAAATTGTCAACGTACTAACGAATCCTGATCTTGCCTTTGAGATGGTAGAAGCGGGCCGTAACTTCGTTGAAAAATTTCATCGTCGTAAGACGGCCCAGAATTTAATTGATTTGTATTCGAGTATGTAA
- a CDS encoding biopolymer transporter ExbD, translated as MSSRTKRTRQEANADITPLIDVVFLLLIFFMTSTVFKKSELALLLNLPKTESGEKASADSKVLTIELSKEEVAIAGKKYTIDELDTELASIQDKNKPIDLRVDQEVQYSRLVRILDVLKKYSLTNLSLITEK; from the coding sequence ATGAGTTCACGCACAAAAAGAACAAGACAAGAAGCAAATGCTGACATCACTCCATTGATTGATGTTGTCTTTTTACTTTTGATCTTCTTCATGACTTCAACTGTATTTAAGAAGTCTGAGCTTGCGCTACTTTTAAATCTTCCAAAGACAGAGTCTGGTGAAAAGGCCTCTGCAGATTCTAAAGTTTTAACAATTGAATTATCAAAAGAGGAAGTTGCAATTGCTGGTAAGAAATACACTATTGATGAATTAGATACTGAGTTAGCATCTATTCAAGATAAGAATAAACCAATTGATCTAAGAGTTGATCAAGAAGTTCAGTACTCGAGGCTAGTGCGTATTTTAGATGTGTTAAAGAAATACAGCCTAACTAACCTCTCACTAATCACTGAAAAGTAA
- a CDS encoding MotA/TolQ/ExbB proton channel family protein: MRLYEYIQQGGLIMYILLFINVVGWAIMLSKAYFLSVEMKMTSQTSSDIQKRIKDNGEHMDTSSTIEIAKQYLAGHIMNVEKGLNTVKIIATISPLLGLLGTVVGVLTAFHVMSETGLSNPASFAQGISMALITTVGGMIVAIPHFVGHNYLLGSVDKLETKLEKEIMEKVL, translated from the coding sequence ATGCGCTTATATGAATACATCCAACAGGGTGGCTTAATTATGTATATTCTACTATTTATCAATGTAGTAGGATGGGCAATCATGTTATCAAAAGCTTATTTTCTTTCAGTTGAAATGAAAATGACTTCTCAAACTTCAAGCGATATTCAAAAGAGGATAAAAGATAATGGTGAGCACATGGACACCTCATCAACTATTGAAATTGCAAAGCAGTACCTTGCTGGCCACATCATGAATGTTGAAAAGGGTCTAAACACTGTAAAAATTATTGCAACGATCTCACCTCTTCTAGGTCTTCTTGGTACAGTAGTTGGTGTTCTTACGGCCTTCCACGTAATGTCAGAAACAGGTCTTTCAAATCCGGCTTCATTTGCACAAGGGATTTCAATGGCACTGATCACGACAGTTGGTGGAATGATCGTAGCGATTCCACACTTTGTTGGTCACAACTACCTACTTGGTTCAGTTGATAAACTAGAGACAAAACTAGAAAAAGAAATCATGGAAAAAGTTCTATGA
- a CDS encoding HPF/RaiA family ribosome-associated protein has protein sequence MNYELSFHNVDHSPAFEDYVAKKLKGISNDFRNVGHIQFVADKKGPEYVFSANVNGHKHQFHKKAKGDNVYQAAAGVLVAFKSWYRDQKIAS, from the coding sequence ATGAACTATGAATTAAGCTTTCACAACGTTGATCACTCACCAGCTTTTGAGGATTACGTAGCTAAAAAGTTGAAAGGAATTTCAAACGACTTTAGAAATGTGGGTCATATTCAGTTCGTGGCCGATAAGAAAGGTCCAGAATATGTATTCTCGGCCAATGTGAACGGTCACAAACATCAGTTCCACAAAAAAGCCAAAGGAGATAATGTTTATCAAGCAGCTGCTGGTGTCTTAGTTGCTTTTAAAAGCTGGTATCGCGATCAGAAGATTGCTAGCTAA
- a CDS encoding flagellin, whose product MRVGTNVTSQLAQRMLGEVNDHQTSEVRKLAGAKRIYQAAIDPAGAAISLKMSAQNRSNLQAQRNSNDSFSMLEVADATMGSMQDIAIRLKELSIQMATDTYNDSDRANTNREFKQLAREIIRIQENAEYNGTKLLNGGRDLEMQIGIRNSEKNDRIKYNISDVMTSNRKLLNQNVLTKEGARSAMGAADALIDKISHSRAKVGSTMKRVESTSVNLQHNYENSEAARSKIEDTDIAKATAAKALDSIKMESATAFLAQANTAPGAIAKLLG is encoded by the coding sequence ATGAGAGTAGGGACTAATGTCACATCACAGCTGGCGCAAAGAATGCTAGGTGAAGTGAACGATCACCAGACGAGTGAGGTTCGCAAACTAGCAGGTGCAAAGCGCATTTATCAGGCCGCAATTGATCCGGCCGGCGCAGCTATATCCCTAAAGATGTCAGCACAGAATCGCTCTAATCTTCAGGCCCAACGAAACTCAAACGATAGTTTTTCAATGCTCGAGGTTGCTGATGCAACAATGGGGAGTATGCAAGATATTGCAATTCGCTTAAAAGAGCTCTCTATCCAAATGGCAACTGATACTTATAACGATAGTGATCGCGCCAATACAAACCGTGAATTCAAGCAGCTTGCACGTGAAATAATACGTATTCAAGAAAATGCTGAATATAATGGCACTAAACTTTTAAATGGTGGCCGTGATCTTGAAATGCAAATTGGTATTCGTAACTCAGAGAAGAATGATCGTATCAAGTATAATATCAGTGATGTAATGACTTCAAATCGTAAGCTTCTTAATCAAAACGTTCTGACAAAAGAAGGGGCGAGGTCTGCAATGGGAGCTGCAGATGCTTTAATTGATAAGATCTCACATTCTAGGGCCAAGGTTGGTTCAACGATGAAAAGAGTAGAAAGTACTAGCGTTAATCTTCAGCATAATTATGAAAACTCTGAAGCGGCTAGATCAAAAATAGAAGATACAGATATTGCAAAAGCGACGGCAGCAAAGGCCCTCGATTCGATTAAGATGGAGTCTGCAACAGCATTCCTAGCGCAAGCTAATACTGCGCCAGGAGCAATTGCAAAGCTTCTTGGTTAG